The genomic stretch CACAGGTAAAGTACCCGGTGTACGGGATAATTGCTGTTCTGCCTGTTCAAAATGGTTAGCATAAAGGTGAGCATCACCAAGAGTGTGAATAAAATCACCCACTTTCAATCCAGTAACTTGAGCAATCATCATCGTTAATAATGCATAAGAAGCAATGTTAAATGGGACTCCCAAAAAAATATCTGCTGAACGCTGATAAAGTTGGCATGATAATTTGCCATCAGAAACATAAAATTGGAATAAACAATGGCAAGGCGGTAAAGCCATTTCCTCTATCAATGCAGGATTCCATGCTGATACAATCAAACGACGCGAAACAGGATTTGTGTTAATCATATCCAAAAGATTGCTTAGTTGATCAATATAACGCCCATCAGGTGCAGGCCAAGAACGCCACTGAAAACCATAAACAGGACCAAGATTTCCTTCTTTATCAGCCCACTCATCCCAAATAGATACGCCATGTTCCTTTAGCCACGCAATATTTGTGTCACCTTTAAGAAACCACAAAAGTTCATAAATAATTGAACGCAAATGCAACTTTTTTGTTGTTAAAAGTGGAAATCCTGCTTGCAAATTAAATCGCATTTGATATCCAAAAATCGATCGTGTCCCCACACCTGTCCTATCTGAACGATCAACACCGTTGCTTAAAACATGGGATAGAAGATCAAGATAAACTTTCATAAAAGTATTATGACTGATTCCATCTATTACGGGAAATTGAAATTTCAAAATTCATAAAAACACAATTCAAATAAACCAAAAAGCACCTTTCACAGAAAATTATTGTTATGCGATTTAAATTTTGATGACGCAAAAAATAAAATATTGTAGAAGGAAGCAAGCCAATTGAAATTCAAGAGGGATAATATGGAAAATAATGGAACTTTAGCAACACATGATACAAAAAAGCGTATCATGTCTATCGTATCTAGTGCATCAGGTAATCTTGTAGAATGGTATGACTTTTATGTTTACTCCTTTACATCCATCTACTTCGCGTCGCAATTTTTTCCCTCAGATGGTGATGTTGTTGCTCAACTCTTAAAAGCTGCCGCAGTCTTTTTTATTGGTTTTCTTATGCGCCCAATTGGTGGATGGCTTTTTGGTTATATCGCTGATCGTTATGGCCGTAAACGTTCAATGCTTATTTCTGTTTTTATGATGTGTGGAGGTTCATTCTTAATCGCTATACTTCCTACCTACGAAACTATCGGAGTAACAGCAGCAGTTTTTCTTCTACTACTTCGTATGCTTCAAGGACTTTCTGTTGGCGGTGAATACGGCACAACAGCAACTTATATGAGTGAAGTTGCTCTTAAAAATCATCGAGGTTTCTTTAGTTCTTTCCAATATACTACACTGATTGGTGGGCAGCTTTTAGCTAGTCTTGTTATATTCATTCTAGCACTTTACCTTACAGAAGATCAGTTAAAAGCATGGGGTTGGCGTATTCCATTTGCCATTGGTGGATTAGCAGCGATTGTTGCGATTTTTTTACGTCGTACTCTCCATGAGACAACCACTGAAGAAAGTCGTTCTAAAAAACAAGCAGGTAGCCTTATGGAGCTTCTGTGTAACCATCGAAAAGCTTTTTTTCTGGTTATTGG from Bartonella sp. WD16.2 encodes the following:
- a CDS encoding thymidylate synthase, whose product is MKVYLDLLSHVLSNGVDRSDRTGVGTRSIFGYQMRFNLQAGFPLLTTKKLHLRSIIYELLWFLKGDTNIAWLKEHGVSIWDEWADKEGNLGPVYGFQWRSWPAPDGRYIDQLSNLLDMINTNPVSRRLIVSAWNPALIEEMALPPCHCLFQFYVSDGKLSCQLYQRSADIFLGVPFNIASYALLTMMIAQVTGLKVGDFIHTLGDAHLYANHFEQAEQQLSRTPGTLPVMFVNPEVTDLFSFKFEDFNLLNYEAQPHIKAPVAV
- a CDS encoding MFS family transporter encodes the protein MENNGTLATHDTKKRIMSIVSSASGNLVEWYDFYVYSFTSIYFASQFFPSDGDVVAQLLKAAAVFFIGFLMRPIGGWLFGYIADRYGRKRSMLISVFMMCGGSFLIAILPTYETIGVTAAVFLLLLRMLQGLSVGGEYGTTATYMSEVALKNHRGFFSSFQYTTLIGGQLLASLVIFILALYLTEDQLKAWGWRIPFAIGGLAAIVAIFLRRTLHETTTEESRSKKQAGSLMELLCNHRKAFFLVIGFTAGGSLTFYTYTTYMQKYLITTSGFDKHTATTIMTIALFIFMLFQPAFGALADKIGTKASLFMWSLLSIIFTIPGLKIIGNTNNMWIALSIIIGMLCILSFYTSISGIIKADMFPSSVRAIGVGLSYAIANALFGGSAESVALGLKDIGYESVFYFYITGMMIIAFIAIILMPDPRKNGYLQKDETH